Genomic segment of Candidatus Zixiibacteriota bacterium:
GGCACTCGCACTTCGCCTCGTGTACTTGGTGGAAATACAGGATCTTCCTACATTCGATACCTCACTCCTCGATGAGCAGTACCACCTGCAACTTGCGAGACAAATCTTATCGGGCAGCCTACCTGCAGAACCCTATTTTCGCGCTCCACTCTACCCATATTTTCTGGCAGGTATTGTAGCAGTTACGGGGGACGAGGTTTGGTGGCCACGCGTTCTCCAAATAGTGGTGGGAGCATTCTTGCCAGTACTCCTGGCCTACTTGGGGCGAAAGCTCTTCGACTGGCGGATTGGAATTGCAGCCGGGGTCGTGGCCGCAATGTATCCCAGCTTTCTCTTTTACGAGGGGTCTCTGCTCATAGAGTCGATTATGCCTGTAGCTATCATCCTGCTGTTAGTACAGTTACAGCGCTGCCGCGAAGTAGGGTCGTTTGCGTCTTTCTTGATTGGGGGCATTCTGCTGGGTGTGAATTGTCTGCTCAGACCAAACATGCTCCTGTTTGTCCCAGCGCTGCTCCTGTGGTGCTGGCTTGTGTTCAATCCCACCCTCGGTTTCGCAAAAGCTTTGAAGAGATACCTGGTTCTCGTTTTCGGCTGTGCCATTACAATTGCGCCGGTTACCCTGCGGAATTACGTCGTATCCGGCGATCCGGTGCTGATTGCCTGGCAAGGTGGAATCAACTTTTACATCGGTAACAACCATAATTCGAACGGATGGTCTGCCGGAGTCCGAGAATTCGGTTCTTCTTGGGAATCCCTTTACTCAAGTCCAGTAGCTCTTGCCGAAAAGGCTCTGGGGGGGGCAGTTGCAGAAATCCGATGTATCTGATTACTGGTACGAACGAGGGTGGTCGGAAATTCGGTCGGACATTGTCCGTTCGTGCGGCCATTTACTTCACAAAGTCCGACTTTCCATCAACGGCTATGAGATTCCCAACGATTTCAGCATCTATGCGGTTCGTGACTACTCTGTTATCCTTCGAGCGACAGTGTTTGCGGTCGGCGTTTTTTTCCCCTTTGGGTTACTCCTGCCTTTGGCTGCGGTAGGGATACTCCTCTCAATCCGCGACTGGAAACGCTTTATGAGCCACTATCTACTCCTCTTAGCGTATGGTGCGACTCTGGTTATCTTCTTTGTCAACGCCCGGTTCCGAGAGCCCTTGATCCCGGTTCTAATTCTATTTGCGGTCTATGGTGGCAACAGAATTTGGCAATGTATTAGGGCACAGAACTGGAGGCTGCTATTCGGTGCGCTTGTTCTCCTGGTATTAACTGGCGTCGAGTCTAACAGTTACCGGCTCGAAATCTCGCAAGATCGCCTACGAGCATACGACTTCGCACAGCTTGCCAAGGCAGACGGAATCAAAGGAGATATTCATAATGCTATTTTGAACTATCGTAGAGCTTTGGAGTTGTTCCCGAATTACGCCGACGCGGCAAACTCGCTGGGGTACCTTTTGGTGCAACAGAAAAAACTACCCGAGGCATCCGATCTCTTTCGGAACGCTATTGCGATGGACTTTGCCAATATTCTCGGCCACCTGAATTACGCCGCGACATTAGCGGATCTCGGACAGATTGACTCAGCGATAATTGAAATGAGGAACGCTATTCGAATGCTCCCACCCAATGACACTTTGCACGCACAACTCGGCTTTTTCCTCGCGAGAAAAGGGGAGGAACTCGAAGCTATCACGGAACTCGAGGAGGCTTTGAGGATCAATCCCCAAAACAGTGCTGCCAAGCGGCTATTGGAGAGAGTTCGAAGTCAATAGAAGTCATTTGATGGGACCGGGTCATGCAGTTGGCCTGACCAATCTGTGCCAAGGCTGAAATTAGTTGGCACAGCGGGGCGGCGTTGAAGTGCCGTCAGGTGTCTCGGCCTGACGGCGCTTCGTTTCAACCGGTTGTCGGGCAGGGACGCCCGACACCACGTCAAAAACTACTTAATCGGGACGTGGCAGAAGCCTGAATAGCCAGGGCAAAGCCGGCTACTGTTTTCCAGCAACCCGCCTGATATCCTTTTCGTATATTCCCCTGGCATGATTTCCGTCAAGAATCTCCGCAAACAGTATGGACAGTTGGTCGCTGTCAACGCTGTTTCTTTCGATGTATCAAAAGGGTGCATCTTTGGTCTGCTGGGACCCAACGGTGCGGGGAAGTCAACGACTATCAACATGCTTGCGGGGCTGCTCACTCCGGACAGCGGCTCGGTTCACATTGATACTGAAGGTGACCCGGCGAACCCCGAAGTTCGCAGAAAAATCGGAAATGCGCCTCAGTCCATCGCTCTATACGAGGCTCTGACCGGCGAAGAGAATTTGCGGTTCTTTGGACGGCTGTACCATCTGCACGGCCGGCAG
This window contains:
- a CDS encoding glycosyltransferase family 39 protein; its protein translation is MLVGLYVLALALRLVYLVEIQDLPTFDTSLLDEQYHLQLARQILSGSLPAEPYFRAPLYPYFLAGIVAVTGDEVWWPRVLQIVVGAFLPVLLAYLGRKLFDWRIGIAAGVVAAMYPSFLFYEGSLLIESIMPVAIILLLVQLQRCREVGSFASFLIGGILLGVNCLLRPNMLLFVPALLLWCWLVFNPTLGFAKALKRYLVLVFGCAITIAPVTLRNYVVSGDPVLIAWQGGINFYIGNNHNSNGWSAGVREFGSSWESLYSSPVALAEKALGGAVAEIRCI
- a CDS encoding tetratricopeptide repeat protein — translated: MQKSDVSDYWYERGWSEIRSDIVRSCGHLLHKVRLSINGYEIPNDFSIYAVRDYSVILRATVFAVGVFFPFGLLLPLAAVGILLSIRDWKRFMSHYLLLLAYGATLVIFFVNARFREPLIPVLILFAVYGGNRIWQCIRAQNWRLLFGALVLLVLTGVESNSYRLEISQDRLRAYDFAQLAKADGIKGDIHNAILNYRRALELFPNYADAANSLGYLLVQQKKLPEASDLFRNAIAMDFANILGHLNYAATLADLGQIDSAIIEMRNAIRMLPPNDTLHAQLGFFLARKGEELEAITELEEALRINPQNSAAKRLLERVRSQ